One genomic segment of Desulfurispora thermophila DSM 16022 includes these proteins:
- a CDS encoding (Fe-S)-binding protein, with product MSEALEAKKLDPGFLSEVVSKACTNKNRLDLYNCLACGMCSVGCPYNGVHDHADPRKFIRQLVLGMRDEVLNSPFIWACTQCGRCTMECPMGVEVMTLVRTIRGNFGLRAPGFLQDVVDAQIKTGNQMEVTNEDYLDTLQWMEEELQAEVGDPNARIPIDKEGAEFLFLWDPREIKYYPQDVQSIAKIMWYVGADWTCSSRWWDATHYALFNGNDEESRIITQRYADEVKRLKVKELVVTECGHATHANKWGPKVWLDKDNDYPVKSIIEKYVEWFEAGLLKVDKTKNPEPITLHDPCNTVRKQGLGDAIRYVLNKTVMDFREMNPHGVFNYCCGGGGGLLAMGSDIYPYRMAKGKLKADQIAATGCKLVACPCHNCFDQLNDIIKYYKLEGVKVVHLHHLISHALILEEKPGR from the coding sequence GTGAGCGAAGCTTTGGAAGCGAAAAAGCTGGATCCCGGTTTCTTGAGTGAAGTTGTATCCAAGGCCTGTACCAACAAAAACCGGCTTGATCTTTACAACTGCCTGGCCTGCGGTATGTGCAGCGTGGGCTGTCCCTACAACGGTGTGCACGACCATGCCGACCCGCGCAAATTTATTCGCCAGCTGGTGCTGGGCATGCGCGATGAGGTGCTCAATTCGCCCTTTATCTGGGCCTGTACCCAATGCGGCCGTTGCACCATGGAGTGCCCCATGGGCGTAGAGGTGATGACCCTGGTGCGGACGATCCGGGGTAACTTTGGCCTGCGGGCGCCAGGATTTTTGCAGGATGTGGTGGACGCCCAGATTAAGACCGGCAATCAGATGGAAGTTACCAATGAAGATTATCTGGACACCCTGCAGTGGATGGAAGAGGAACTGCAAGCCGAGGTGGGCGATCCCAATGCCCGCATCCCCATTGACAAGGAAGGGGCGGAGTTTCTGTTCCTCTGGGACCCGCGGGAAATCAAGTACTACCCGCAGGATGTGCAGAGCATTGCCAAGATCATGTGGTATGTGGGGGCGGACTGGACATGCAGCAGTCGCTGGTGGGACGCCACGCACTATGCCCTGTTTAACGGCAATGATGAGGAGTCGCGGATTATCACTCAGCGTTACGCTGATGAGGTCAAGCGCCTGAAAGTGAAAGAACTGGTGGTTACCGAGTGCGGCCATGCCACGCATGCCAACAAGTGGGGGCCCAAGGTCTGGTTGGACAAGGACAATGATTACCCGGTCAAGAGCATCATTGAAAAGTATGTGGAGTGGTTTGAGGCCGGATTGCTCAAAGTGGACAAAACCAAAAACCCCGAACCCATCACTTTGCACGACCCCTGCAACACAGTGCGCAAGCAGGGCCTGGGTGATGCCATCCGCTATGTGCTGAACAAGACCGTGATGGATTTCCGGGAAATGAATCCGCACGGCGTGTTCAATTACTGCTGCGGTGGTGGTGGCGGACTGTTGGCCATGGGCAGTGACATTTACCCCTACCGCATGGCCAAAGGCAAGCTGAAAGCCGATCAGATTGCCGCAACCGGGTGCAAACTGGTGGCCTGCCCCTGCCATAACTGTTTTGACCAGTTGAATGACATTATTAAGTATTACAAGCTGGAAGGCGTCAAGGTTGTACACCTGCACCATTTAATCAGCCACGCCTTGATCCTGGAAGAAAAACCGGGTCGTTAA
- a CDS encoding HAD family hydrolase, translating into MNIPGREQLTINHVVLDYNGTMAVDGHLLPGVAEKLNELSALLTIHILTADTFGKVRSECHNINGIITVLPPGAGAEAKRQYITRLGRHEVAAIGNGYNDHLMLESAALGILVMEEEGVSVRSLQNADVVVKSIHHALDLLLKPQRLIATLRN; encoded by the coding sequence GTGAACATCCCCGGCAGGGAACAGCTAACCATAAATCACGTGGTGCTGGACTACAACGGCACCATGGCCGTGGATGGCCATTTATTGCCCGGTGTGGCTGAAAAGCTGAACGAGCTGTCCGCTTTGTTAACAATACATATACTTACTGCCGACACTTTTGGCAAAGTCCGGTCGGAATGCCATAATATCAACGGTATTATTACTGTTTTACCACCCGGCGCCGGTGCGGAAGCCAAAAGACAATATATAACCCGGCTGGGCCGGCACGAAGTGGCGGCCATTGGCAATGGCTACAACGACCACCTGATGCTGGAAAGCGCCGCTCTGGGCATACTGGTAATGGAGGAGGAAGGAGTCAGTGTCAGGTCTTTGCAAAATGCCGATGTTGTAGTTAAGAGTATTCATCACGCCCTGGATTTGTTATTAAAGCCCCAACGGCTAATCGCTACTCTACGCAATTAA
- the murI gene encoding glutamate racemase: MTKQCPIGIFDSGVGGLSVTREIRRLLPGEDILYFADSAYCPYGTKTPQEINARSATICRFLLAEGAKMIVVACNTASIAGLDLLRQLFTVPIVGMEPAIKPASLATRNGKIGVMATGVTINGDRFHSLLEKYSNGVTVYTQPCPGLVEAVENGQSSAPATRLLLQKYLAPMLAAGVDTIVLGCTHYPFLRETVQKICGPEVKLIDTGQAVARQVERVLKQHDLQHTAAASGRELFYTSGDPEAVGKVISTLWGKQVQVQKKSI; this comes from the coding sequence TTGACAAAACAATGTCCCATCGGCATTTTTGACTCGGGGGTAGGCGGCCTCTCTGTAACAAGAGAAATCCGCCGCCTGTTGCCCGGTGAGGATATTCTCTATTTTGCCGATTCCGCTTATTGCCCGTACGGCACAAAAACGCCGCAGGAGATCAATGCCCGATCAGCGACCATCTGCCGCTTCTTGCTGGCGGAAGGGGCCAAAATGATTGTAGTGGCCTGCAACACCGCCTCCATTGCCGGACTGGACCTGCTGCGCCAGTTGTTCACCGTTCCCATCGTGGGCATGGAACCGGCCATCAAACCGGCCAGTCTGGCCACCCGGAACGGGAAAATCGGTGTGATGGCCACCGGCGTAACCATCAACGGCGACCGCTTTCACTCTCTACTGGAAAAGTACAGCAACGGCGTCACCGTCTACACCCAGCCCTGTCCGGGCCTGGTGGAAGCGGTGGAGAACGGCCAGTCCAGCGCCCCGGCCACCCGCCTGCTCTTGCAAAAATACCTGGCCCCCATGCTGGCCGCCGGAGTGGACACCATCGTCCTGGGTTGTACTCATTACCCTTTCTTAAGGGAAACTGTACAGAAGATCTGCGGGCCGGAAGTCAAGCTGATTGACACCGGCCAGGCGGTTGCCCGCCAGGTGGAAAGGGTCTTAAAACAGCACGACCTCCAGCATACCGCTGCCGCCTCGGGCCGGGAGCTGTTTTACACCAGCGGCGATCCTGAAGCTGTAGGCAAAGTGATCAGCACCCTGTGGGGTAAACAGGTTCAGGTGCAGAAAAAATCCATTTAA
- a CDS encoding FAD/NAD(P)-binding protein: MSNCHCGAPLLPALATIKEIVEETPDVKTFRMVFNDPAVQESFRQKPGQVAQISVFGVGEATISITSSPTKRGFLEFSIKKVGRLTGVLHELEPGCQVGIRGPYGNHFPYEQMRGKDLLFIGGGIGLAPLRSLIDYVLAPENRSQYGRVDIIYGARSAADLCFKHDLFHNWPQQPDTRVFTTIDRAQEDWTGHVGFVPAYLEELAPSPANKVAVTCGPPVMIKFVLAGLLKLGFTPEQVVTTLEMKMKCGIGKCGRCNIGSKFVCLDGPVFTLAQLQELPPEF; this comes from the coding sequence GTGAGTAACTGTCACTGTGGGGCTCCCCTGCTGCCGGCACTGGCAACCATTAAAGAGATTGTGGAAGAAACCCCCGATGTCAAAACCTTTCGCATGGTCTTCAACGACCCGGCCGTGCAGGAATCTTTCCGGCAAAAGCCCGGCCAGGTGGCACAAATCTCGGTTTTCGGTGTGGGGGAGGCCACCATTTCCATCACTTCCTCTCCCACCAAGCGTGGTTTCCTGGAGTTCAGCATTAAAAAAGTAGGCCGCTTGACCGGTGTACTGCATGAGCTGGAACCGGGATGTCAGGTCGGGATCAGGGGGCCGTACGGCAACCACTTCCCCTATGAGCAAATGCGGGGCAAGGACCTGCTGTTCATTGGGGGCGGTATCGGGCTGGCGCCGCTGCGCTCGCTGATCGATTACGTGCTGGCACCGGAAAACAGGTCGCAGTATGGGAGGGTGGACATCATCTACGGTGCCCGGTCGGCTGCCGACCTGTGCTTTAAACACGACCTTTTTCACAACTGGCCGCAGCAGCCTGATACGCGTGTGTTTACCACTATTGACCGGGCGCAGGAAGATTGGACGGGCCATGTGGGGTTTGTACCGGCCTACCTGGAAGAGCTGGCCCCCTCTCCCGCCAACAAAGTGGCCGTCACCTGTGGACCGCCGGTCATGATCAAGTTTGTCCTGGCCGGTCTTTTGAAACTGGGCTTTACACCCGAGCAGGTGGTGACCACGCTGGAAATGAAAATGAAATGCGGTATTGGTAAATGCGGCCGCTGCAATATTGGCAGCAAATTTGTCTGTCTGGACGGCCCGGTCTTTACCCTGGCCCAGCTGCAAGAACTACCGCCCGAATTTTAA
- a CDS encoding 4Fe-4S dicluster domain-containing protein, with protein MNKYFLAKEKLPRLFELIMADSCLVAPRQISGHRYLFAPVLQAEEVALDYTNSHLPPKNYLFPQTQAMFLFQQGEGELRISPAGAASRTVLWGIRPCDLQAINALDPVFFGDYPDPLYRQKRENTLLVGQACDRPAAQCFCSTFGYGPDSSAGADIMLYPCTGGFLIAAFSPRGEEALASWQPLLLPVRPEQEQEVGQTLAVASQAVKKLDLNGVKEWLDKNFQSPYWTELARRCLGCGICTYSCPTCHCFDIFDYSRKQEEGVRYRGWDSCMFADFTLMAGGHNPRPDRAARLRNRFMHKLKYHLDRYNLAGCTGCGRCVRLCPVNIDIREIISDLKEVATRE; from the coding sequence GTGAACAAGTATTTTCTGGCCAAAGAAAAACTACCCCGGCTTTTTGAACTGATTATGGCCGATAGTTGTTTGGTGGCCCCGCGACAAATATCTGGCCACAGGTACCTCTTTGCTCCTGTGCTGCAAGCGGAGGAAGTGGCCCTGGACTATACCAACAGCCACCTGCCGCCGAAGAATTATTTATTTCCCCAGACCCAGGCCATGTTTTTGTTCCAGCAGGGGGAAGGAGAACTGCGGATATCGCCGGCCGGTGCGGCCAGTAGGACAGTGCTCTGGGGGATACGCCCCTGCGACTTGCAAGCTATAAATGCATTGGACCCTGTATTTTTCGGCGATTACCCCGACCCGCTCTACCGGCAAAAGAGGGAGAATACGCTGCTGGTGGGCCAGGCCTGTGACAGGCCCGCCGCGCAGTGCTTTTGCAGTACCTTCGGCTACGGGCCGGACAGCTCTGCCGGTGCCGATATCATGCTGTATCCCTGCACAGGTGGTTTTTTGATCGCGGCCTTTTCTCCCCGGGGTGAAGAAGCGCTGGCCAGCTGGCAGCCTTTGCTGCTTCCCGTCCGGCCGGAGCAGGAACAGGAAGTGGGGCAGACTCTGGCTGTTGCCAGCCAGGCTGTGAAAAAGTTGGACTTAAACGGTGTAAAGGAATGGCTGGATAAAAACTTCCAGTCGCCTTACTGGACGGAACTGGCCCGCCGTTGTTTGGGTTGCGGTATTTGCACCTACAGTTGTCCCACCTGTCATTGTTTTGATATTTTTGATTACAGCCGCAAGCAGGAGGAAGGGGTGCGCTACCGGGGCTGGGACAGCTGCATGTTTGCCGATTTCACCCTGATGGCCGGCGGTCACAATCCGCGGCCGGACAGGGCTGCCCGGCTGCGCAACCGGTTTATGCACAAACTGAAATATCACCTGGATCGTTACAACCTGGCCGGATGTACCGGGTGCGGGCGGTGCGTGCGACTATGTCCGGTCAACATAGACATCAGGGAGATCATCAGCGATCTGAAGGAGGTGGCCACGCGTGAGTAA
- a CDS encoding 4Fe-4S dicluster domain-containing protein: protein MKEIIDAMRRTAAQLLADGAVQMVIGYGHGSMAGAARPVFITAPEEVGKLTFGPFCAQSLVKYLTDYAHSPGRVAICVKGCDMRGINRLISDGQFAREKIYLLGLSCQGLLAPELVEQIAPDAQILDVELKPQTVVLHLAGGEQVSFTLPGSLREKCLRCPGPLPEGCDCLIGESSIVTPAADNFADLVELENMTLAERGAYWDAYFAQCLRCYACRQVCPACTCRSCVFDRQSPPWVSRKASLGENTVFHLTRAFHVAGRCVDCGACQQVCPVGIPVHLLNRKMIKDMSELYGISVAELVAGGPGALGSFDRSDPEEFM from the coding sequence ATGAAAGAGATTATTGACGCGATGCGCCGTACGGCAGCACAGTTGCTGGCTGATGGCGCTGTGCAAATGGTGATTGGTTACGGTCATGGAAGTATGGCTGGCGCGGCCCGGCCGGTATTCATCACGGCGCCGGAAGAGGTGGGAAAGCTCACCTTTGGTCCTTTCTGTGCCCAGAGCCTGGTGAAATATTTGACTGACTATGCCCATTCCCCCGGCCGGGTGGCCATATGTGTAAAAGGGTGTGACATGCGGGGGATAAACCGCTTAATCTCGGACGGCCAATTTGCCCGAGAAAAAATCTATTTGCTTGGTCTCAGCTGCCAGGGACTGCTGGCTCCCGAACTGGTGGAACAAATCGCTCCGGATGCGCAAATACTGGATGTTGAGCTCAAGCCTCAAACTGTGGTGTTGCACCTGGCCGGTGGCGAACAGGTTAGCTTTACATTACCCGGCAGCTTGCGGGAAAAGTGTCTCCGTTGCCCGGGGCCGCTACCGGAAGGGTGCGATTGTTTGATTGGCGAAAGCAGTATAGTGACACCGGCCGCAGATAATTTCGCCGACCTGGTGGAACTGGAAAACATGACGCTGGCCGAGCGGGGTGCCTACTGGGACGCTTATTTTGCCCAGTGTTTGCGCTGTTATGCCTGCCGCCAGGTCTGTCCGGCCTGCACCTGCCGCAGCTGTGTGTTCGATCGACAGAGCCCGCCCTGGGTGAGCAGAAAGGCCAGCCTGGGTGAAAATACGGTCTTCCATTTGACCCGGGCCTTTCACGTGGCCGGGCGCTGTGTGGACTGCGGTGCCTGCCAGCAGGTATGTCCGGTGGGTATACCGGTGCATTTGCTGAATCGCAAAATGATCAAGGATATGAGTGAGCTTTACGGTATTTCCGTTGCCGAGCTTGTTGCCGGTGGTCCCGGTGCACTGGGCAGCTTTGACCGGAGCGATCCGGAAGAATTCATGTAG
- a CDS encoding hydrogenase iron-sulfur subunit codes for MDKEKVQQEGQQPGGQWQPKIIGFCCNWCSYAGADLAGVSRMAYPAHIRIIRVPCSSRVNPLLALRALQKGADAVLVSGUHPGDCHYVSGNYYTRRRYQIFRRLLDFTGIDSRRLTVRWISGAEGAKFAATVRELVEKTIELGPNQKMRDDSL; via the coding sequence ATAGACAAGGAAAAAGTTCAGCAGGAAGGACAACAACCGGGTGGGCAGTGGCAGCCCAAAATCATCGGTTTTTGTTGCAACTGGTGCAGTTATGCCGGGGCCGACCTGGCCGGGGTGAGCCGGATGGCTTACCCGGCCCACATCCGCATTATTCGCGTGCCCTGCTCCAGCCGGGTCAACCCTCTGCTGGCCCTGCGGGCATTGCAAAAAGGTGCCGATGCCGTGCTGGTCAGCGGCTGACACCCGGGCGACTGCCACTATGTTAGTGGCAATTATTACACCCGGCGGCGCTATCAGATCTTCCGCCGCCTGTTGGACTTCACCGGCATAGATTCCCGCCGGCTCACCGTCCGCTGGATCAGCGGGGCGGAGGGAGCCAAATTTGCTGCCACAGTGCGGGAACTGGTGGAAAAAACAATTGAGCTGGGGCCCAATCAGAAAATGAGGGATGACAGTCTATGA
- a CDS encoding CoB--CoM heterodisulfide reductase iron-sulfur subunit A family protein, with the protein MRKIGVFVCWCGSNIGGVVDVPRVAEAARAMPGVAWAVDYKYMCSEPGQEMIVQAVKEHGLQKVVVASCSPRLHEATFRKTLQRAGLNPYLLEMANIREHCSWVHQQEKEAATAKAIDLVRRAVAKAARLTPLQEGTIPVTRRALVIGGGIAGLQAALDIADAGHEVVLVEREPSLGGKMAMLDKTFPTLDCSACISTPKMAQAAQHPKIKVFTYAEVVDVNGYVGNFQVTVRQKPRYVDHSKCTGCGMCWEKCPTKVPSEYDLGLGQRKAIYLSFPQAVPNKPVIDRQNCRFLTSGKCGVCQKVCPTGAIDFQQQEEIHQLAVGAIVMATGYDLFPWVEHYSEYGAGAYPDVITGLHFERLVNAAGPTGGKIVRPSDGREPRSVVFVKCVGSRDEAKGRSYCSRACCMYTAKHAHQVLEKIPGAQVYIFYMDVRTAGKNYEEFYNKVQGEGAQYIRGRVSKIYQQGDQLVVMGADTLAGRQVQINADLVVLATAMQPAAGAGNLAQLVGFTCDKDGFFLEAHPKLRPVETSTAGVFLAGTCQGPKDIPDTVSQASAAAAKVIALLARDELVAEPMVSRVEESLCSGCLECVNVCPYRAIEAVTIQERSHGREIFRRVARVNSGLCQGCGACNVACRAGAVNTLGYNDEQLLAEVDALCQ; encoded by the coding sequence ATGCGAAAAATTGGCGTATTTGTTTGCTGGTGTGGGTCCAATATCGGCGGGGTGGTTGATGTCCCCCGGGTAGCGGAAGCAGCCCGTGCCATGCCAGGAGTGGCCTGGGCGGTGGACTACAAATATATGTGCTCCGAGCCGGGTCAGGAGATGATTGTGCAAGCAGTAAAGGAGCACGGTTTGCAAAAAGTGGTGGTGGCCTCTTGTTCCCCCCGTCTGCATGAAGCCACTTTTCGTAAGACATTGCAGCGGGCCGGCCTCAACCCTTACCTGCTGGAAATGGCCAATATCCGGGAACATTGTTCCTGGGTGCACCAGCAGGAAAAAGAAGCGGCCACAGCCAAGGCCATTGATCTGGTGCGCCGGGCGGTAGCCAAGGCGGCTCGCCTCACCCCTTTACAGGAAGGTACCATCCCGGTGACCAGGCGGGCGCTGGTGATCGGGGGCGGCATTGCCGGTCTGCAGGCGGCGCTGGACATTGCCGACGCCGGGCACGAGGTGGTGTTGGTGGAAAGGGAGCCTTCTCTGGGTGGTAAAATGGCCATGCTGGACAAGACCTTCCCCACACTGGATTGTTCGGCCTGTATCAGTACACCCAAGATGGCCCAGGCGGCCCAGCATCCCAAGATCAAAGTGTTCACCTATGCCGAGGTGGTGGACGTAAATGGCTATGTGGGCAATTTCCAGGTAACAGTCAGGCAAAAGCCCCGCTATGTAGATCACAGCAAATGTACCGGGTGTGGGATGTGCTGGGAAAAGTGCCCCACCAAAGTGCCCTCGGAATACGATTTGGGTTTGGGGCAGCGCAAGGCCATTTATTTGAGCTTTCCCCAGGCCGTGCCCAACAAGCCGGTTATCGACCGGCAAAACTGCCGTTTTCTCACCAGTGGCAAGTGCGGTGTGTGCCAGAAGGTATGTCCCACCGGGGCAATAGATTTTCAACAACAGGAGGAAATTCATCAATTAGCCGTGGGAGCCATTGTCATGGCTACGGGCTACGACCTCTTCCCCTGGGTGGAGCACTACAGCGAGTACGGTGCGGGAGCTTATCCCGATGTGATCACAGGTCTGCATTTTGAGCGGTTGGTCAACGCTGCCGGCCCCACCGGAGGCAAGATTGTCCGCCCGTCCGACGGGCGGGAGCCGCGCAGCGTGGTTTTTGTCAAGTGCGTGGGTTCGCGCGATGAAGCCAAGGGCAGGTCTTACTGTTCCCGGGCCTGTTGTATGTACACGGCCAAACACGCCCACCAGGTGCTGGAAAAAATACCTGGCGCGCAGGTATACATCTTTTACATGGACGTGCGCACAGCCGGCAAAAATTACGAGGAATTCTACAACAAGGTCCAGGGTGAGGGAGCGCAGTACATCCGCGGCCGGGTTTCCAAAATATATCAGCAGGGTGACCAGCTGGTGGTGATGGGAGCGGATACGCTGGCCGGACGGCAGGTGCAAATTAACGCCGATCTGGTGGTGCTGGCTACCGCCATGCAACCGGCGGCCGGTGCCGGTAATCTGGCCCAATTGGTGGGTTTTACCTGTGACAAGGACGGATTTTTCCTGGAAGCCCACCCCAAGCTGCGACCGGTGGAGACCAGTACGGCCGGCGTGTTCCTGGCCGGAACCTGCCAGGGTCCCAAGGACATTCCGGATACCGTCTCCCAGGCCAGCGCTGCGGCAGCCAAAGTAATTGCCCTCCTGGCCAGGGATGAACTGGTGGCCGAACCCATGGTTTCCCGGGTGGAGGAAAGCCTTTGCTCAGGCTGCCTGGAATGCGTTAATGTTTGTCCGTACCGGGCCATTGAAGCGGTAACCATACAAGAGCGCAGCCATGGCCGGGAGATCTTCCGCCGGGTGGCGCGGGTGAATTCCGGCCTTTGCCAGGGCTGTGGTGCCTGCAACGTGGCCTGCCGGGCCGGTGCGGTAAACACGCTGGGTTATAATGACGAACAATTGCTGGCGGAGGTGGACGCCCTGTGTCAATAG
- a CDS encoding CoB--CoM heterodisulfide reductase iron-sulfur subunit B family protein: MRWAYYPGCCYHTSAREYDQSTRALCQKLGIELIDVPDWSCCGSTAAHGTSHLLALSLAARNLVQAAQTGQDVMTSCAACYQRLAWANYELGQDASLRQQVEDVIENPLPGGLRVLSSLDMMLEYGIDQLAAQVVKPLSGIKAAAYYGCLLVKPHQIGTDDPENPCKMDHLLQAVGATTVDWPFKTECCGASLAVTNEDIVVALTARIIGSAVEAGANCIVTACPLCHFNLDYRQAKIASKLGQNYRMPVFYFTQLLGLAVGLPALAVSTHTHFVDTADLLAAV; the protein is encoded by the coding sequence ATGCGCTGGGCTTACTATCCCGGTTGCTGCTATCACACCAGTGCCCGGGAGTACGATCAGTCTACACGGGCTTTGTGCCAGAAACTGGGTATAGAATTGATAGATGTGCCTGATTGGAGTTGTTGTGGCTCGACGGCGGCACACGGAACCAGTCATTTGCTGGCCTTATCTTTGGCCGCCCGCAATTTGGTGCAAGCAGCCCAAACCGGTCAGGATGTCATGACTTCCTGCGCCGCCTGCTATCAGCGTCTGGCCTGGGCTAATTACGAACTGGGCCAGGACGCCTCTTTGCGCCAGCAGGTGGAGGATGTGATTGAGAACCCGTTGCCGGGCGGGCTGCGTGTTTTGAGCAGCCTGGACATGATGCTGGAATACGGCATCGATCAACTGGCGGCACAGGTTGTAAAACCCCTTTCCGGCATCAAGGCGGCAGCTTACTACGGGTGTTTGCTGGTCAAGCCCCACCAGATTGGCACCGATGATCCGGAAAACCCGTGCAAGATGGATCATTTGCTCCAGGCGGTAGGCGCAACTACGGTGGACTGGCCGTTTAAGACCGAATGTTGCGGCGCTTCCCTGGCTGTAACCAACGAGGATATTGTGGTGGCCTTGACAGCGCGGATCATCGGCAGCGCCGTGGAGGCAGGGGCCAATTGCATTGTTACCGCCTGTCCGTTGTGTCACTTCAACCTGGATTATCGTCAGGCCAAAATTGCCAGCAAACTCGGGCAGAACTACCGCATGCCGGTATTTTACTTTACCCAACTCCTGGGGCTGGCGGTCGGTCTGCCGGCTCTGGCCGTCAGTACCCACACTCATTTTGTGGACACGGCGGACCTGCTGGCGGCGGTTTAG
- a CDS encoding 4Fe-4S dicluster domain-containing protein, producing the protein MSSAENLTANWSDRQQFIARLREASGQAVEKCYQCGKCTAGCPIAPFMDLVPNRVMRLVQLGQEEELLRAQSIWLCAFCSTCSVRCPRQIEVARVMDALRIMAGQRGMEPPGRAKRVALFYRNFLASVEANGRLFEFGTMLGYNLRSGHPFQQLDAGLAMLRRGKLKFLPERPAGQKEIKKIFTRIRELEGKG; encoded by the coding sequence ATGTCATCAGCAGAAAATTTGACTGCGAACTGGTCGGACAGGCAGCAATTCATTGCCCGCCTGCGGGAAGCCAGCGGGCAGGCCGTGGAGAAGTGTTATCAGTGCGGTAAGTGCACGGCCGGTTGTCCCATCGCTCCATTTATGGATCTGGTGCCCAACCGGGTCATGCGCCTGGTCCAGCTGGGCCAGGAGGAAGAACTCCTGCGGGCGCAGTCGATCTGGCTTTGTGCCTTTTGCTCCACCTGCAGTGTGCGCTGCCCGCGGCAGATTGAAGTGGCCAGGGTGATGGATGCCCTGCGCATTATGGCCGGTCAAAGGGGTATGGAGCCCCCCGGACGGGCCAAACGGGTGGCTTTGTTTTACCGCAATTTTCTGGCCTCAGTGGAAGCAAATGGACGGCTTTTCGAGTTTGGGACCATGCTGGGCTATAATCTGCGCAGCGGACACCCTTTTCAGCAGCTGGATGCCGGTCTGGCCATGCTCAGGAGGGGAAAACTGAAGTTTTTGCCGGAACGGCCGGCCGGACAAAAAGAGATTAAGAAAATTTTTACCAGAATACGTGAGTTGGAGGGGAAAGGGTAA
- the pssA gene encoding CDP-diacylglycerol--serine O-phosphatidyltransferase encodes MTKKIVASAITSANLLAGVLALVCILGSSPRYHLSALMILLAAVLDGLDGRVARRLGIASEFGKELDSLADLVSFGVAPAMLFYGLGLGELGWPGLLGVLLFVLCGALRLARFNVLNIKTYFLGIPITFAGSLVALFALINLSPYVTMHLYLMLAFLLLLSWLMVSKIKIPKF; translated from the coding sequence ATGACAAAAAAAATAGTGGCCAGCGCTATTACCAGCGCCAACCTGCTGGCCGGAGTGCTGGCTCTGGTTTGTATTTTGGGCAGTAGCCCCCGTTATCATCTGAGTGCTCTGATGATCTTGCTGGCGGCTGTCCTGGACGGCCTGGACGGTCGGGTGGCCAGGCGGCTGGGGATTGCATCGGAATTTGGCAAGGAATTGGATTCTCTGGCCGACCTGGTTTCTTTCGGCGTTGCGCCGGCCATGCTTTTCTACGGGCTGGGGTTGGGCGAACTGGGCTGGCCCGGCCTTTTGGGGGTGCTGCTCTTTGTCTTGTGCGGTGCCCTGCGTTTGGCCAGATTCAATGTATTAAATATCAAAACCTATTTCCTGGGTATACCCATCACTTTCGCCGGTTCTCTGGTTGCCCTGTTTGCTTTAATTAACCTGTCCCCATATGTTACCATGCATCTGTATTTGATGCTGGCTTTTTTACTGTTGCTTTCCTGGCTGATGGTGAGTAAAATAAAAATACCGAAATTTTAA
- a CDS encoding phosphatidylserine decarboxylase family protein — protein MKGEKFPIALAGVPYLAVLGLLTVGAYYLFKPLAVLFGLLFIFCAFFFRNPPRRIPGEEGVILSPADGVILSVDNVNEEKFLGGPARRVSIFLSIFNVHVNRSPLDGEVKYIYYRPGKFLPAFKSHASEINEKNFVGIEAPHLRVLVTQVTGFIARRIVCYVRCGDFLRRGQLFGLIKFGSCTELYVPSHVEICVRPGDKVKGGETIIGRFTA, from the coding sequence ATGAAAGGGGAAAAATTCCCCATTGCCCTGGCGGGAGTGCCCTATCTGGCAGTGCTGGGCTTGTTGACTGTTGGAGCTTACTATTTGTTCAAGCCGCTGGCGGTATTATTTGGTTTATTGTTTATTTTTTGCGCCTTTTTTTTCCGCAATCCGCCCCGCCGGATCCCAGGGGAGGAGGGAGTTATCCTGTCCCCGGCCGACGGTGTGATTTTGAGTGTGGATAATGTAAACGAAGAAAAATTTTTAGGTGGCCCGGCCCGGCGGGTGAGCATTTTCTTGTCCATTTTCAACGTGCATGTCAATCGTTCCCCTCTGGACGGTGAGGTGAAATATATTTATTACCGGCCGGGTAAGTTTTTACCGGCTTTTAAAAGCCATGCTTCCGAGATCAACGAAAAAAACTTTGTCGGCATTGAAGCGCCGCATTTGCGCGTGCTGGTGACCCAGGTTACCGGTTTTATTGCCCGTCGCATCGTGTGTTATGTCCGGTGCGGGGACTTTTTGCGCAGAGGCCAGTTGTTCGGGTTGATCAAGTTTGGCTCGTGCACTGAGCTGTATGTACCCAGTCATGTTGAAATATGTGTTCGACCGGGGGATAAGGTCAAGGGCGGCGAAACAATTATCGGGAGGTTTACTGCATGA